From a region of the Nitrospira sp. genome:
- a CDS encoding glutamyl-tRNA amidotransferase, with the protein MRGLELNPNMVAAKATFVREAMTEPTYRLWTINDEHPAMLRVTDGTGVKVAVEVWAVPAEGLAGILLNEPPGLCIGKVRLEDGSVVLGVLGEPALVEKHREITAYGGWRSYMAQRPTAP; encoded by the coding sequence ATGCGGGGACTCGAGCTCAACCCCAACATGGTGGCCGCCAAGGCCACGTTCGTCCGTGAGGCGATGACCGAACCCACGTACCGTCTCTGGACGATCAACGATGAACATCCAGCGATGTTGCGTGTCACCGATGGGACAGGCGTCAAAGTGGCAGTCGAAGTCTGGGCAGTGCCTGCGGAAGGGTTAGCCGGAATCCTGCTGAATGAGCCTCCCGGTCTGTGCATCGGAAAGGTGCGGCTGGAAGACGGGTCCGTCGTCCTGGGGGTGTTAGGCGAACCCGCGCTCGTCGAAAAGCACCGAGAGATCACCGCATACGGTGGCTGGCGCAGTTATATGGCACAGCGTCCTACCGCGCCATGA
- a CDS encoding energy transducer TonB, which yields MASTDKNRFFLPAWGASLTLHGVVLGLAFALLAQVKPVLPEDVHKWNVALVETAESESRPEQVQSAVTPEQPPARIVPPSRMKRVPETYQAVRPVTQQVEPLSPTIEPVRPTEQKVEIPQLRDEPVEQRIAKVAESKTEPVVEAKESAPAMTAVAPEPMIDSQPVQDGPVAVASAPTFSPQSPVPQEVIAPVSAPDSPVDVAPVQAAKTSSPATEGKEDHRWLAESLWRRVAELKRYPNSARMNGQEGKVVLKAVIRSDGHLADVFVQKSSGYSALDAAAIEAVKLACPLYMKQALGKAQIVVSLPIVYSLAN from the coding sequence GTGGCATCAACAGATAAAAATCGATTCTTTCTCCCCGCCTGGGGCGCTTCGCTGACACTGCATGGAGTCGTCCTTGGCTTGGCGTTCGCCCTCCTCGCACAAGTCAAACCTGTTTTGCCGGAGGACGTACACAAGTGGAACGTGGCCTTGGTGGAAACGGCGGAATCCGAATCCAGACCGGAACAAGTCCAATCGGCCGTGACACCGGAACAGCCACCAGCGAGGATCGTGCCTCCGTCACGAATGAAACGAGTGCCGGAGACGTATCAGGCGGTAAGACCGGTGACGCAGCAGGTCGAACCGCTTTCACCGACGATCGAGCCGGTACGACCGACTGAGCAGAAGGTGGAAATTCCGCAACTGCGTGATGAGCCGGTTGAACAACGGATAGCCAAGGTTGCTGAGTCAAAAACTGAACCGGTTGTTGAGGCCAAGGAGTCTGCGCCAGCCATGACTGCGGTCGCTCCTGAACCGATGATCGATTCCCAACCTGTTCAAGATGGGCCGGTCGCGGTCGCATCAGCTCCTACATTTTCCCCTCAAAGTCCTGTCCCACAAGAAGTTATTGCGCCGGTGTCTGCGCCTGACAGCCCCGTGGATGTCGCTCCGGTCCAGGCGGCCAAGACTTCATCGCCTGCCACGGAAGGAAAAGAGGATCATCGATGGCTGGCGGAGTCGCTGTGGCGAAGAGTCGCAGAACTCAAACGCTATCCGAATTCAGCCCGTATGAACGGCCAGGAAGGGAAAGTGGTCTTGAAAGCGGTCATTCGATCCGATGGGCATTTGGCCGATGTATTTGTCCAGAAAAGTTCAGGATACAGTGCGCTTGACGCCGCAGCGATCGAGGCGGTGAAACTAGCCTGTCCGCTCTATATGAAGCAGGCCCTCGGGAAGGCGCAAATTGTAGTAAGCCTTCCGATTGTGTATAGCCTGGCAAATTAG
- a CDS encoding transporter translates to MTRKLWCCAFAVCGVVAMTVSMLWPSHVAASCGSVSCFVVIGSQQQVPMKGLLTINAIYNYTPMEAAPGDGGRIPFANQGERTLTLANLNVNRIETTTRTATLDLNYGLTDRLGIQVAIPYKHVESNAQIGGLTPVPYSERGLGDIRATLKYNVLPTLRSMVVLGVGVDFPTGSYGRFAQGTTLAESTLQIGRGNFGVIPMIYQTYELIPHRVNQFASASYRHTFKNSDGYQFGDEVNASLGVNIIPLEQTPWLVLMQQFNFRYMQNDAMDAALFQFNPGTGSAILLDPAIKFRAVPTTGSTYVAYSPGIMLNAFNFASFYFIAQIPIHRDFNGNLEQQISYIFGMTKSFQLFGGSS, encoded by the coding sequence ATGACGCGCAAGCTCTGGTGCTGTGCCTTTGCAGTCTGTGGTGTCGTCGCAATGACCGTCTCGATGCTCTGGCCTTCCCACGTCGCGGCGTCCTGTGGGTCCGTCAGTTGCTTTGTGGTCATCGGCTCTCAACAGCAAGTGCCGATGAAAGGTCTGTTGACCATCAATGCCATCTACAACTATACGCCGATGGAGGCCGCACCGGGTGATGGCGGGCGCATCCCCTTTGCCAATCAGGGTGAACGGACTCTCACGTTAGCAAATTTGAACGTTAACAGAATCGAGACCACGACCCGCACCGCGACCCTTGATCTCAACTACGGACTGACGGATCGTCTCGGCATCCAAGTGGCCATCCCATACAAGCATGTAGAGTCAAATGCGCAGATCGGCGGCCTCACGCCGGTTCCCTACAGCGAGCGAGGTCTCGGCGATATTCGCGCGACGCTGAAGTACAACGTGTTGCCCACTCTTCGCAGCATGGTCGTCTTGGGAGTGGGTGTCGATTTTCCGACGGGTAGCTACGGCCGGTTTGCTCAGGGAACCACCTTGGCCGAATCGACGCTTCAAATCGGACGGGGAAACTTCGGTGTGATCCCGATGATCTATCAAACGTATGAGCTGATTCCCCATCGGGTCAATCAATTTGCCTCGGCAAGTTATCGGCACACGTTCAAAAACAGCGACGGCTATCAGTTCGGCGATGAAGTGAACGCGAGCCTCGGGGTCAATATCATCCCCCTCGAGCAGACTCCCTGGCTGGTGCTGATGCAGCAGTTCAATTTTCGATATATGCAGAACGATGCCATGGACGCGGCGCTTTTCCAGTTCAATCCAGGGACCGGCTCGGCGATCTTGCTCGATCCAGCCATCAAGTTTCGGGCGGTACCGACCACCGGCTCGACCTATGTCGCGTATTCACCGGGAATTATGTTGAATGCATTTAACTTTGCCTCGTTCTATTTCATCGCCCAAATCCCTATTCACCGGGATTTCAACGGCAATCTGGAACAACAGATCAGCTACATCTTTGGGATGACCAAGTCATTTCAACTCTTTGGCGGGTCGTCCTAG
- a CDS encoding TlpA family protein disulfide reductase — MRSREFKIVSVGILLLSVLVALPALDGWGMGSRVPAVGTAAEDFRLVDLEGKSQSLSQYRGKVVLVNFWATWCKPCTTEMPAMQATYDKLRDKRFVVLAINELEDDAKVREHIKQYGHTFPVLMDRDNKVANQFGVFGLPVSVFIDEKGVVQEYIKGGLLTEQVILDVVARIQKQEPVKAASLH; from the coding sequence ATGAGATCAAGAGAGTTCAAAATCGTATCCGTGGGAATCCTGCTGCTTTCGGTATTGGTGGCATTGCCCGCCTTAGACGGGTGGGGTATGGGCTCACGAGTTCCGGCGGTGGGCACGGCTGCCGAAGATTTTCGTTTAGTCGATTTGGAAGGTAAGTCGCAGAGTTTGAGCCAATATCGCGGCAAGGTCGTGCTCGTGAATTTCTGGGCGACCTGGTGCAAGCCGTGCACGACGGAAATGCCCGCGATGCAGGCCACGTACGACAAACTTCGGGATAAGCGATTTGTGGTGTTGGCCATCAATGAGCTGGAAGACGATGCCAAGGTGCGCGAGCACATCAAGCAATATGGCCATACGTTCCCGGTGCTTATGGATCGGGATAACAAAGTCGCCAACCAGTTTGGGGTCTTCGGGTTGCCTGTGAGCGTGTTCATCGATGAGAAGGGCGTGGTTCAAGAATATATCAAGGGCGGACTCTTGACCGAGCAAGTCATTCTGGATGTGGTTGCCCGCATTCAGAAACAAGAACCGGTGAAGGCCGCATCTTTGCACTAG
- a CDS encoding transporter, with product MAVARYLFSLLLGLSLFSLAWPVVQTAHGSCGSVTCFVVIGSQQQVSPKGLLTVNGFYNYTPQGTLLSGTDGVIPAVDLDNRQLILGHHKEIRTITQMYTLDLNYGVTDRFGLEVAIPYKKIRHRHIDGLGEANGGAGEETRFSDNGFGDIFINAKYNVLPSLRSLVVTGFGVYVPTGDHNQTTAGLSGEPAETMEPTAQLGRGQVGVQASFYQTYEIIPHRLNQFTSGSYRHTFRNNFGYQFGDQFDFSAGANLVTVPWLVLTNQFNFRYMQRDHFRGSLARSQTPSDPTFPDEVIVLDENIRSRSVPTTGSTYFAYTPGFQLSLGELIKTPLTENTSVYFYAQIPVYRDFNGNLAQGTSFVFGLTRVFQVLSLS from the coding sequence ATGGCAGTCGCGCGTTACCTATTTTCGTTGTTGCTGGGGTTGAGTCTGTTCTCATTGGCCTGGCCTGTCGTCCAGACTGCGCATGGATCTTGTGGATCTGTGACGTGTTTTGTCGTCATCGGATCTCAGCAACAGGTTTCACCAAAGGGTCTGCTCACCGTTAACGGCTTCTACAACTACACACCGCAAGGGACGTTGCTCAGTGGGACCGATGGGGTCATTCCCGCTGTCGATCTGGACAACCGGCAACTCATTCTGGGGCACCACAAAGAGATTCGGACCATCACGCAAATGTATACGCTGGATCTCAACTACGGGGTCACCGATCGGTTCGGCTTGGAAGTCGCCATCCCCTATAAGAAGATCAGGCATCGGCATATTGATGGATTAGGAGAGGCGAACGGCGGAGCCGGAGAAGAAACACGGTTTTCGGATAACGGCTTCGGTGACATCTTCATCAATGCCAAATACAACGTGTTGCCGTCCCTGCGGAGTCTCGTAGTGACGGGCTTCGGGGTGTACGTTCCAACAGGTGATCATAACCAAACGACTGCAGGACTCTCGGGGGAACCGGCTGAGACGATGGAACCGACGGCCCAGCTTGGGCGCGGTCAAGTCGGTGTTCAGGCGTCGTTCTATCAAACCTATGAGATTATTCCGCATCGTTTGAACCAGTTCACCTCCGGCAGTTACCGCCATACGTTTCGTAACAACTTTGGCTACCAATTCGGGGATCAATTTGATTTTTCGGCCGGCGCAAATCTTGTAACCGTCCCCTGGCTCGTGTTGACCAATCAGTTCAATTTCCGCTACATGCAGCGCGATCATTTTCGCGGATCGCTGGCTCGATCACAGACTCCAAGCGACCCCACGTTTCCGGACGAGGTGATCGTATTGGATGAGAACATCAGGAGCCGATCGGTTCCGACAACCGGATCCACGTACTTTGCCTATACACCAGGTTTCCAACTGAGCCTGGGAGAGCTTATTAAGACGCCGCTGACTGAAAATACGTCGGTGTACTTCTATGCGCAGATACCGGTCTATCGCGATTTCAATGGGAATCTGGCTCAAGGAACGAGCTTTGTGTTTGGTTTGACGAGGGTGTTTCAGGTTCTGAGCCTATCATAA